Proteins co-encoded in one Cynocephalus volans isolate mCynVol1 chromosome 11, mCynVol1.pri, whole genome shotgun sequence genomic window:
- the A4GNT gene encoding alpha-1,4-N-acetylglucosaminyltransferase, producing MLKEAQFSLLVILLLACGFLYQLTLKSSCLFSCLHPFRSQQGPEALLSHRHSIVFIETSERMEPPPMVSCAVESAAKTYPEQPVAFFMKGLNSSSQLPSNSTYSALSLLSAIDNVFFVPLDMKMLFEDTPLFSWYTQINSSVEKNWLHVSSDASRLAIIWKYGGIYMDTDVISIRPIPEENFLAAQASQYSSNGVFGFRPHHPFLWGCMENFVEHYNSDTWGHQGPDLMTRMLRVWCKLRDFQELSDLRCLNMSFLHPQRFYPISYPEWRRYYEVWDRDPSFNDSYALHLWNYMNQEGRAVVRGSNTLVENLYRKHCPRTYRDLIQGPEGPVTGELGPGNK from the exons ATGCTGAAGGAGGCCCAGTTCTCCCTGCTGGTTATCCTGCTGCTTGCCTGTGGCTTCCTCTACCAGCTCACCCTGAAGTCCAGCTGCCTCTTCTCCTGCCTGCATCCCTTCAGGTCTCAGCAGGGGCCAGAAGCCCTCCTGAGCCACAGACACAGCATTGTGTTCATAGAGACCTCGGAGAGAATGGAGCCGCCCCCGATGGTCTCCTGTGCAGTGGAGTCTGCTGCCAAGACTTATCCCGAACAGCCTGTTGCATTCTTTATGAAGGGTCTCAACAGTTCCTCACAACTACCCTCAAACTCCACTTACTCAgccctttccctcctctcagcAATAGACAAcgttttctttgtccctttggATATGAAAATGCTGTTTGAAGACACACCATTGTTTTCATGGTACACTCAA ATCAACTCCAGTGTAGAGAAAAACTGGCTCCATGTCAGCTCAGATGCATCCCGCCTGGCCATCATCTGGAAATACGGTGGCATCTACATGGACACCGATGTCATCTCCATCAGGCCCATCCCCGAGGAGAACTTTTTGGCTGCACAAGCTTCTCAGTACTCTAGTAATGGGGTGTTTGGGTTCCGCCCCCACCATCCCTTTTTGTGGGGGTGCATGGAAAACTTTGTTGAACACTACAATTCAGACACTTGGGGCCACCAGGGTCCTGATTTGATGACAAGGATGTTGAGGGTGTGGTGCAAACTCAGAGACTTCCAGGAGCTGAGTGACCTCAGGTGTCTGAACATGTCCTTCCTACACCCCCAGAGATTTTACCCCATCTCCTATCCAGAGTGGAGACGCTACTATGAAGTCTGGGACAGAGACCCGAGCTTCAATGACTCTTATGCCCTGCATTTATGGAACTACATGAACCAGGAGGGGAGGGCAGTGGTTAGAGGAAGCAACACACTGGTGGAAAATCTCTACCGCAAGCACTGTCCCAGGACTTACAGGGACCTGATTCAAGGACCAGAGGGGCCAGTGACTGGGGAGCTGGGTCCAGGTAACAAATAG